A region of the Hydra vulgaris chromosome 12, alternate assembly HydraT2T_AEP genome:
caaaaacttctaaaaaatattggaatttgATACAAAGCAAgaacatatttatgtaaaaaacgtCAAACTCAACTTTATCACTTATTTATccctaattatttaaattacgtGGCAATCATGCATCAAAAAAGTAAGTTACAATGTCCTTATCGCCctcagaaacatgcaatccgtttaataaattttgcggaTCGATACACACTTTCCAAAccattttttgttgaaatgaAAGTACTCAGTAAACGTATGCCtaatgcttttaatattttatgctttatgtatATGTGGAcaaatgacatatttttatccatttttaaatatatttcttttgcttaaagtcaataaataggaattgtggtttatcctcttccggctaattgccatagagaggccacattaccaagacCCGTAAAGCCGGGTTCAGCTCACTAAAGAGCATCATAACCCGTTTTGCAGATCAAGAGTAAGTGAGTATAAGAAGAAAGAAGGATAATAGAGTGACAGTCAGAagaagtcgagttagaaagattgtatagagaaagcggacagatATTACACTGATATAAAAATGTGCAACTAACTAATACCTTATATTAAAAGGTATTTATTTCtcttaacttttatgttaattttatttaaattttatttaaatttaaataaagtcaataaatacgaacttaaaaataacaattctatttttgaattgttatttttaagaagttttGTATTACATATGGTGCACcatttctttggaataaaaacgttttttccaaCTTCGACATGTCTTACACTTTTcccattttcaaatattaactTCGAAAATTGTCCTCAGTATGATATGAATGATAGGGATTTACGATGAAAGTTAATTACTTACTTGTTTCTAAATGCccaatgtcttttttttttagtaattaataagttttgtcattgttaaaaattaaagcattGATATGTCTTCAAATTTTGCTTTGATTGCTCTTTTGATAATTTGCAATGGCATGTTACAAGTGAAATGTTACTTTAGAGTAAATATCGAAACGCCACTGGGGTTTGATTGGACAAACTGCGgtaagttgaattttttaattaagtcagtgttatagtttataaagtttttatatatacgatttattattaaatccttGAGTTTTGGTTACTTATTTTAGTACATATTTATCCACGAGTTTATTTACAGATATATGTAGAAATTTATCAGAGGTCAAACTATAGGctgtattattgaaaaaaacattggTAAGATCCTTGCCTTTAAATTTTCCAATGAAATTTAtgcgttttaaaaatatatttattttaacctttttttcattttctaatcTAAACAAACAGCGCAGAATATTGATTCTCTGAAAACAATATACTGCATTACTTGTGAACATATAGGTAAGTTAATCAATCGGGACAAAGTTGGTTTTGAAGCTAAGgtcaaaagaatttaattttaccCCATTTGAACCAttcctaaaatttattttgttagcTCAAGCTAAATTTACTGAATGGTTAAGCGTAATAAAAACCCAAAACCAGTCGCATTTTACACATAttgacatatttaaaaaaccagTCGCATTTTACACATAttgacatatttaaaaaacgttttcatTTAGTAATTTTGTAAACAATCCATTCtgatttatctaatttaaaaagaaaaattattaaataaggtTTTTGGCTCAATTTGAGAAGaaacttgtaaaaataatttacaactttttttataccaatgtttataaatacatcgacatcattgtaatatatatatatcattgttcCATTTTTACTTTTcactaaactaatttaaaattcatttagtttgtgaaaaagtaactttataaaagtaaCTTTGTGAAGTAgtactttgaaaatattatttgcaaatatCGTTATAGGAGATAAATCAGTAGACCCTATTGTATTCAATAGTATGAATGCCGAACCTGATCCAGTTAATATACCTGGTAACTTATCATTAAGCATTGATGCTATTATTAAAACGACAATTGCTGAGCCTACATCActacaaattataattaaaaaaaagtttcttggGACCTTTTTTGAAGTACCGTGCGTTGATAATATTGGTTCATGGTAAGTTTGTTAACTTTTATGCatgaaaactatttttgattaaatattaaaaaattataaaattattttatatttaaagaaaattaaacgcTGTttctgaaaattgttttattcttGACAAAAATGTACTTTGGATACCATTAAATTTCTTCAAATATTAAgtaatcataatttatttagtCTTTTTTATAGTCTCTATAAGTTATtagttttagaaataattacATTTGTTACTAGGTAAACAAGGTTGCATAAAACCCCACttgcttgaaaaaaacaacaactctGCAAATtgcttttctttcaaataaatatcttttttcttgtAACTTCTCTAAAAGTACcttttttgaatgatttttaaacttatcaagTTGTTATCAAAGTACCCTTCTATCTCCCTtttgaataaaagtaaataaaaataatcaagtgtAAATCaaaccaaaactaaaaaaagaataatatggAATATACTTTGAACATCCTATTGAATTGTAGACCAAAATTAGTATTgtacttttaattactttttacatattaattaacataattaatattttcaattaactATTTCAAATGCAAATAAGGATTTAGGTTTTATGacttattttaagtaattactCAAATCCATGTGATCTTTTACAAAATATCAAATGCCCACCAGAAGTAGAGGCCCAAGGTTGGAACTGCCGTTGTCCGCTTacacaaaatgaaataaagctTGAAAAGCTCGTCATTATTATTCCAACGATAAGTCTACCTTCATTTATTGAAAACGtaagttaatcttttttttttttaaataattgaaactttttaaaaattttaactttttaattagagATATGCCGAGTAATCAATTTGAACCCGAGGACTCCGTAAAACGTCTTTTTTCCGTATACCCGGAATTACCCGTTTTTAATAGTACGCGGCACTGGGTACactaactgtttttttttaaaaaaaatctctaagtATACTGttgtagatatatttaaaaaattaacaatcgAAATTCTGATAAAGTAGCGAAAATTAGTTAGCGCTATTTAGTGCCAAGTTATCCGCGCAAAAGGTTTtataaaccattttattaaaacgtacccggtataaaaaatatacccggtgccatctactaaaaagAGGGTATACTTTTACCTCAAATCAAAGACCCGGTAAAAACTGGTTCCGGCACATCTCTTCTTTTAATTagtgtaaagatttttttttccactaactattgtaaaataaaaggtTGCCTAAGTTGAgcattttaatagtttaatgtGTTTCCCgccaaatttataataaaaaaaacaataataatttaattttagacttcgtcaaaatctattgtttacacagtaaactttaaaacaatgcACAAGAAAATTCCTTTGAAGTACGATCgtatgttaaagaaaatttttttaatttttccgagagaattaatcaatttttaatattttgataaaaaacttaaaaattactttactcCTAATATATACTAACTTAACATAAGTTTTTGTAAATGTCagaactaaaacaaaaataatgtaaagTTATTTTCCGCCAACCGTTTTGTAACTATTTATAAGCTGTTATTATAACACAAAATCCCATGTCCTCAATTGTCCAATTTACGTGTGCTCAAGACAAACTAATTGATAACCATGTCTGGGTCAATAATATTTTCTGGGTGAATGTACATAAGAgcatttatatttacttttttatttaaaaacgcaCGAAATAAGTAAATCGTTACATTTTGAATATCGCATGTttgattaaatttgaaaacattttgattCAAACCATTAAATcgcagaagaaaaaaagaatgtttggTGGTGTGGGGAGCGGTAGTGTAATACATTTTGGATTAATGCCAATGGAGCCTAGTCTTTATTTCGTACtttattttcgttttttacAAAAGCAAGAGACTGACCTACAATGCTAAATGTTCAGATGCAGCCATTTCACGTTAATTTTTAGGGAATGAATGCAATAATCTTTAAAAGAATGTCGACAAAATTTCAAAGGCTACTGCATATAAAGCTATAGACTTTGTTAAAACTTTCATGCACTTCAGATTGAttgttaatttatgttttggatgaaaattagatttttttaaaaatctttttagtaaCTCTTTTTGCCTGACAATGTGGCTGTGGCTGTGCTGTGGCTGTGCTGAGGTGTGGCTGGCTGTGGTATATGCTGTTTTCCACCATGCTctagattttattcaaaaccACGGCACTTCACCCATTATTTATTGAAAGGGTAATAAAAGGATTgcgtttaaatatttaacaactactgaaaaaaatacaagttaagCAAATCCCATCTATATCACCTGTTACAAGCTTTTACAGTGCATTATTGACTTTAACAGCAAACATTGTGtcaatcttatatttatatctattgtTGGTTTAGtataaagcattattttttaaatagtttttatttttggtaaaattatttaaaaaagttaaaaggaaaaaaaatttttgttgaaacttgctttttttgtttttttatcaaaatctttaaaaaaaaatatttttctcgaATAAAGCGAAAAGATTTTCATATTTAGCATATTTGCTCTATCTTttctatttgtttaaattttggtttttcaagactttaaataataaattttcttttgtacttTCCATTTTTTTGGATTATCATTCACAtttgacctttcatggaaaccatatatgacctttcatggaaaccatatatgacctttcatggaaaccatatatgcAATCTAATACAAAGTTAGCATTTTCTAAGGTTGCTTCGTAAATATTgctttgtaaatataattggACCAGCTCTATCGGCCTAGTATACGCCACTTTCCCATCGCcgtaaggttgcatctctttatcatctcgacaaatactataatgtttACTGCTCAAAGAAGCTATCATCTCTaattccatcaaccaaaacttatttttgctaAATGACTCGTCATTTagcaaagttttattattttac
Encoded here:
- the LOC136088827 gene encoding ganglioside GM2 activator-like, with the protein product MSSNFALIALLIICNGMLQVKCYFRVNIETPLGFDWTNCGDKSVDPIVFNSMNAEPDPVNIPGNLSLSIDAIIKTTIAEPTSLQIIIKKKFLGTFFEVPCVDNIGSCNYSNPCDLLQNIKCPPEVEAQGWNCRCPLTQNEIKLEKLVIIIPTISLPSFIENGEYEIQATLNNGNERVFCYKIHCSLHSTGIIVH